One part of the Rhodococcus oxybenzonivorans genome encodes these proteins:
- a CDS encoding acyl-CoA dehydrogenase family protein, whose protein sequence is MMSLTAADVDLVTPIREFFDRRVTSDYHHALLSGGWDPELMAELDDLGWSELTRPENRGGLGIDLTAVAGLIVLVGDRLIPGPLVEQLILPAYLDIPDGSLVAFADPAVTLDWASSIGSVHMESGQIQGTIELVRFGAEADSLVLAVDGPDGPALLLLPGSDPALALTPITSSDPTSQYVRLEIASRTVTDAEILATGTEAATLLRQIRAWFRLLTACEISGIARRMLEKTVEYVAQRQQFGKPVGSFQAVKHIAASMAQAAISMEALCEATVSDISSAEVDFDIEMATWTAKAYAAGAGRQVVEDALQLHGGIGFTTEYDLHWYYRRVLALRTWYGDEHELHALIGSRRLTDGVDR, encoded by the coding sequence ATGATGAGTCTCACCGCAGCTGACGTGGACCTCGTCACCCCGATCCGCGAATTCTTTGACCGCCGTGTCACATCCGACTACCACCATGCCCTGCTCAGCGGCGGCTGGGACCCGGAGCTGATGGCCGAACTCGACGACCTCGGCTGGTCCGAGCTGACCCGCCCCGAAAACCGCGGTGGTCTAGGAATCGACCTGACCGCGGTCGCCGGTCTAATCGTCTTGGTCGGTGATCGGCTCATACCCGGCCCCCTGGTCGAGCAACTGATCCTGCCGGCGTACCTCGACATTCCCGACGGTTCGCTCGTCGCCTTCGCCGACCCTGCCGTCACCCTCGACTGGGCATCCTCGATCGGTTCCGTGCACATGGAATCGGGGCAGATCCAGGGAACGATCGAACTCGTACGCTTCGGCGCCGAGGCCGACTCGCTGGTACTGGCAGTCGACGGCCCGGACGGACCGGCGCTGCTGCTCCTACCGGGCAGTGACCCGGCGCTGGCACTCACGCCGATCACCAGTTCCGATCCCACATCGCAATACGTGCGCCTGGAGATCGCATCGCGAACTGTCACCGACGCCGAGATCCTCGCCACCGGAACCGAAGCGGCCACACTCCTACGACAGATCCGGGCATGGTTCCGGCTTCTCACCGCGTGCGAAATCAGTGGTATCGCCCGCCGTATGCTCGAGAAAACTGTCGAGTACGTCGCGCAGCGCCAGCAATTCGGCAAGCCCGTCGGATCCTTCCAAGCCGTGAAACACATTGCGGCGTCGATGGCACAGGCGGCCATCTCGATGGAGGCGCTCTGTGAGGCAACGGTTTCCGATATTTCCTCTGCTGAGGTTGATTTCGACATCGAGATGGCAACGTGGACGGCCAAGGCCTATGCCGCCGGCGCCGGACGACAGGTGGTCGAGGACGCCTTGCAGTTGCATGGCGGGATCGGCTTCACCACCGAATACGACCTACACTGGTACTACCGCCGCGTCCTCGCCCTGCGGACCTGGTATGGGGACGAGCACGAACTCCACGCACTCATCGGTTCGCGGCGCCTGACCGACGGAGTCGACCGATGA